A part of Thermococcus sp. SY098 genomic DNA contains:
- a CDS encoding aspartate kinase yields MIYKLSAKSRVVIKFGGSSVRDSFSEALGLVQKFHEGNEVVIVLSALKGVTDLLLKLAETKSPEILEELKETHLRAIEKLGIELSIEDEIKELRFILKNEKRFPNRKAYVDHVLSFGERLSVKIFSKALEDEGIKSSPVDAFYLIETDGNFGNARVDLEKTKGNIWTIERLLKKGRIPVVTGFLGSFNGIRTTLGRGGSDYTASVLGYLLNARAVLIMSDVKGIYTADPRIVKNARIIPFISYEEALIASRLGMKALHERTIEPIKDRVPLILGKTSEWRLGTLVSDISFKMPIITYRTFRDTAEIGVVGTSYVDVEYPIVEHGRNFVCFLVERDNLEAALNEIHEVVLNESLSTSNDSELWARV; encoded by the coding sequence GTGATTTACAAACTCTCCGCTAAGTCAAGGGTAGTTATTAAATTTGGTGGAAGTTCGGTTAGAGACTCTTTTAGTGAAGCATTAGGGCTCGTTCAAAAGTTTCATGAGGGTAATGAAGTTGTAATTGTTCTATCCGCATTAAAGGGTGTTACAGATTTACTATTGAAGTTAGCAGAAACCAAGAGTCCAGAAATTCTTGAAGAGCTCAAAGAAACACACTTAAGGGCAATTGAAAAGCTTGGAATCGAGCTAAGTATTGAAGATGAAATCAAAGAACTTAGATTTATCCTGAAAAACGAGAAGAGATTCCCAAACAGAAAGGCGTATGTGGATCATGTCCTATCATTTGGGGAAAGACTGTCAGTAAAGATTTTTTCAAAAGCCTTAGAAGATGAAGGGATCAAAAGCTCTCCAGTTGATGCTTTTTATCTAATAGAAACGGATGGAAACTTTGGCAACGCCCGAGTTGATTTGGAAAAAACAAAAGGCAATATTTGGACAATAGAGCGTCTACTAAAAAAAGGTAGGATTCCAGTTGTTACAGGATTTCTTGGGAGTTTTAACGGCATCAGAACTACACTGGGAAGAGGGGGAAGTGATTACACCGCCTCAGTTTTGGGATATCTGCTGAATGCTAGGGCTGTCTTAATAATGAGTGATGTTAAAGGAATCTACACCGCCGATCCAAGGATAGTCAAAAATGCCAGAATTATCCCATTTATATCCTACGAAGAGGCTTTAATAGCTTCGAGACTTGGAATGAAGGCATTACATGAGAGAACAATTGAACCGATAAAAGATAGAGTTCCACTAATCCTTGGAAAGACAAGTGAATGGAGATTGGGAACATTGGTTTCGGATATCAGCTTTAAAATGCCAATAATAACCTACAGAACTTTCAGAGATACTGCAGAGATAGGAGTTGTTGGAACTTCTTATGTTGATGTAGAATATCCCATTGTCGAACATGGCAGGAATTTTGTATGCTTTCTCGTTGAAAGAGACAATCTTGAAGCTGCTTTAAACGAGATCCATGAGGTGGTCTTAAATGAAAGTCTCAGCACCAGCAACGATAGCGAACTTTGGGCCAGGGTTTGA
- the asd gene encoding aspartate-semialdehyde dehydrogenase, with protein MEVAILGATGLVGQTFVRLLENHPWFKIERLVASERSKGKRYKEIAEWVGDDIGDMEVESLEDFLKNPDVDLVFSALPSSIAGKVEERLAEKIPVFSNASSHRYEDDVPILVPEVNADQLKLIEFQQEQRGWEGFIVTNPNCSTAILVLSLKVLSEFRLKKVNVATMQAISGAGFKGLSALQIFDNVIPYIEKEEWKIENESRKILGFDFEISAITTRVPVSHGHTEAAFVELSEDISVEELRKAFDSFDPLKKLKLPSYAKPIVYREIPQPKLHRELGNGMTVTVGRLEKIGEKKFKYVTLGHNLVRGAAGGSILNAELSYRLGVIK; from the coding sequence ATGGAGGTTGCAATTTTAGGTGCTACAGGTTTAGTTGGACAGACGTTTGTGAGGCTCTTAGAAAACCATCCCTGGTTTAAAATAGAGCGCTTAGTGGCCTCGGAAAGATCAAAGGGAAAGAGATACAAAGAGATTGCAGAATGGGTCGGTGATGATATTGGGGATATGGAGGTAGAGAGCTTGGAAGATTTCCTAAAGAATCCAGACGTGGACTTAGTCTTCTCAGCTTTGCCCTCTTCAATAGCCGGTAAAGTTGAGGAAAGGCTTGCCGAGAAAATTCCCGTGTTCAGCAACGCTTCATCCCATAGATATGAAGACGATGTACCCATTTTGGTTCCAGAGGTCAACGCGGACCAGTTAAAGCTTATCGAATTTCAGCAAGAGCAAAGAGGGTGGGAAGGGTTTATAGTTACAAACCCAAACTGTTCCACAGCCATTTTAGTGCTTTCACTGAAAGTTCTTTCAGAATTCAGGCTCAAAAAGGTTAACGTTGCAACGATGCAGGCAATAAGTGGGGCTGGATTTAAGGGCTTATCGGCCCTGCAGATCTTTGACAACGTAATCCCTTACATTGAAAAAGAGGAGTGGAAAATCGAGAATGAATCAAGGAAAATCCTTGGCTTTGACTTTGAGATATCGGCCATTACAACGAGGGTTCCAGTATCTCATGGACACACAGAGGCAGCTTTCGTTGAACTTAGTGAAGACATCAGTGTTGAAGAACTTAGAAAAGCTTTTGACTCCTTTGATCCATTGAAAAAGCTTAAACTTCCTTCATACGCAAAACCAATCGTTTATAGGGAAATTCCCCAGCCAAAACTTCACAGAGAACTCGGTAATGGAATGACAGTTACAGTTGGAAGATTAGAAAAAATCGGGGAGAAAAAGTTCAAATACGTCACTTTAGGACACAATTTAGTTAGAGGAGCTGCTGGAGGTTCAATTCTAAATGCAGAGCTATCTTATAGGTTAGGGGTGATAAAATGA
- a CDS encoding 1-deoxy-D-xylulose-5-phosphate synthase N-terminal domain-containing protein, with translation MSESLVHLILSDKLKGMLSEVNNFHLNSSVTCLEILKVVIAKKRENDIIILSKGHSAPAFYVILSELGLLSEDELKSFANLDGLPSHVIRGFPFIEVSSGSLGQGLSVANGIALASKLEGEERNVYVILGDGELDEGQIWEAAMTSSHYKLDNVIAIVDRNFRQLTGKTEEIMSKEPLAEKWKSFGWEVFEVENNAEKLLKLLFKLDKVKGKPKVIIAKWE, from the coding sequence ATGAGCGAAAGCTTGGTTCACTTGATCTTAAGTGACAAGCTCAAAGGGATGCTCTCGGAAGTGAACAACTTCCACCTCAACTCCTCTGTAACGTGCCTTGAGATTTTAAAGGTAGTGATAGCAAAGAAAAGAGAAAATGACATAATAATCCTAAGCAAAGGACACTCAGCGCCAGCATTTTATGTAATCCTTTCAGAGCTCGGACTTTTAAGTGAAGATGAGCTGAAAAGCTTTGCCAATTTAGATGGACTGCCGAGCCACGTTATCAGGGGTTTTCCATTCATTGAGGTCTCAAGCGGTTCATTGGGACAGGGATTGTCAGTTGCCAACGGAATTGCACTGGCATCAAAGCTTGAAGGAGAAGAAAGAAATGTTTACGTGATCTTAGGCGATGGAGAACTGGATGAAGGGCAAATTTGGGAAGCAGCAATGACTTCTTCGCATTATAAGCTTGACAATGTTATAGCCATTGTCGATAGAAACTTTAGGCAGTTAACAGGGAAAACAGAGGAGATAATGTCAAAGGAACCCTTAGCAGAGAAATGGAAATCCTTTGGATGGGAAGTGTTTGAGGTTGAAAACAATGCCGAGAAACTCCTAAAGTTGCTCTTTAAGCTCGACAAAGTAAAGGGAAAGCCAAAAGTGATAATAGCTAAATGGGAGTGA
- a CDS encoding homoserine kinase yields MKVSAPATIANFGPGFDVFGLCLDEPRDVIKIKESDEIEVKVEGFNVPENPEKNVASISALALLKTLKAEMGFKMKIIKGIRPKSGLGSSGASALGGALALAKLLGVENRELIIKAALEGEKAASGSAHGDNIVPSLFGGFTILKSLSPLEVFKLDVSFKLVIVLPKVEVSTKRARAVLPKYVPLSDAVRNLALASALISALKEGDIEKAGKLLDDYLAIPYRKPLIPWFDNVRRAALESGAYGVSLSGSGPAMFALGEDLRDIGKAMVEAFENEGISAEYFITKVGGGAKCSDV; encoded by the coding sequence ATGAAAGTCTCAGCACCAGCAACGATAGCGAACTTTGGGCCAGGGTTTGATGTGTTTGGTTTGTGCCTTGATGAACCAAGGGATGTCATCAAAATCAAAGAAAGCGATGAAATTGAAGTAAAAGTTGAGGGATTTAACGTACCAGAAAATCCAGAAAAGAACGTTGCTTCGATATCTGCCCTTGCACTCTTGAAGACGCTTAAAGCAGAGATGGGCTTTAAGATGAAGATTATAAAGGGAATAAGACCCAAAAGCGGGCTTGGAAGTTCTGGAGCATCAGCTTTAGGTGGAGCATTAGCATTAGCAAAGCTCCTTGGAGTTGAAAACAGGGAACTCATAATAAAGGCTGCTCTTGAGGGAGAAAAAGCTGCATCTGGAAGTGCCCATGGAGACAACATTGTTCCCTCACTCTTTGGTGGATTTACAATATTAAAATCCCTCTCACCTCTTGAAGTGTTTAAACTCGATGTCAGCTTTAAACTGGTCATAGTTCTTCCAAAAGTTGAAGTTAGCACAAAAAGAGCAAGAGCAGTGTTACCAAAATATGTTCCCCTAAGCGATGCTGTCAGAAATTTAGCCCTTGCAAGTGCCTTAATTTCAGCTTTGAAAGAAGGCGATATAGAAAAAGCTGGAAAACTTCTGGATGACTACTTAGCTATTCCTTACAGGAAACCGCTCATACCATGGTTCGATAATGTTAGAAGAGCTGCATTGGAAAGCGGAGCTTATGGTGTTTCTTTGTCCGGTTCGGGTCCAGCAATGTTTGCTTTGGGGGAGGATTTAAGGGATATTGGAAAGGCCATGGTTGAAGCTTTTGAGAATGAGGGAATTAGTGCAGAATATTTCATAACCAAAGTTGGAGGAGGAGCGAAATGCTCAGATGTATAG
- the thrC gene encoding threonine synthase: MLRCIECGKEYPDDEVRYRCECGGLLEAVIDLDEVENVFDGKNITLWKYKSFIPVEKRVSLKEGGTPLYRLENLQKELEMRELYVKNEGANPTGSFKDRGMTVGVSKAIELGIDKVICASTGNTSASLAAYSAKAGIKSYVLVPSGKIALGKLAQAIVYGAKVVPVRGNFDDALRVVVEASRELGVYMLNSINPFRLEGQKTIAFEIFDQLDSVPDNVILPVGNAGNISAIWKGFKELYEAGFIDKLPKMIGIQAEGASPLAKAWKERREFKPEEKPETVATAIRIGNPANWKKAWNAVEESGGLFESVSDEEILKAQKLLASKEGIFVEPASASSLAGLIKLKELSLIEPDESYVLITTGHGLKDPNIIIENFKLPEPIEPSLEAFKEVL; encoded by the coding sequence ATGCTCAGATGTATAGAGTGCGGCAAAGAATACCCAGATGATGAAGTTAGATATAGATGTGAATGTGGCGGCTTACTGGAGGCAGTCATCGATTTGGATGAAGTTGAAAATGTTTTTGATGGAAAAAACATAACACTCTGGAAGTACAAGAGCTTTATTCCAGTTGAAAAAAGAGTCTCTCTCAAGGAAGGAGGGACACCCCTCTATCGTCTGGAAAACCTTCAGAAAGAGCTTGAGATGAGAGAGCTTTACGTCAAGAACGAAGGTGCAAATCCAACGGGTTCTTTCAAGGACAGGGGAATGACGGTCGGTGTCTCAAAGGCAATTGAGCTGGGTATAGACAAGGTTATATGCGCCTCAACGGGGAATACTTCAGCATCTTTGGCTGCATATTCAGCAAAAGCCGGGATAAAGAGCTACGTTTTAGTACCAAGCGGAAAGATAGCCTTAGGAAAGCTTGCTCAAGCGATAGTTTATGGTGCAAAAGTTGTTCCAGTCAGGGGAAACTTTGACGATGCTTTGAGGGTTGTAGTGGAGGCAAGCAGGGAATTGGGAGTTTACATGCTCAACTCTATAAACCCGTTCCGCCTCGAGGGACAGAAAACGATAGCTTTTGAGATATTTGACCAGCTTGACTCTGTTCCAGATAACGTTATTCTGCCCGTAGGAAATGCTGGTAACATTTCGGCAATCTGGAAGGGTTTCAAGGAGCTTTACGAGGCAGGATTTATAGATAAGCTGCCAAAAATGATTGGTATTCAGGCTGAGGGGGCATCTCCACTGGCTAAAGCATGGAAGGAGAGAAGAGAGTTCAAACCCGAGGAGAAGCCTGAAACCGTAGCAACAGCCATAAGGATTGGGAACCCAGCAAATTGGAAAAAAGCATGGAATGCCGTTGAAGAATCAGGCGGATTGTTTGAAAGCGTGAGTGATGAAGAAATCCTGAAAGCCCAAAAACTGCTCGCATCAAAGGAGGGAATTTTTGTCGAGCCAGCCTCAGCCTCTTCTTTGGCAGGTCTGATTAAGCTGAAAGAACTTAGTCTGATTGAACCGGATGAAAGTTATGTTTTAATTACAACAGGGCATGGACTGAAAGACCCGAACATAATTATTGAGAACTTCAAGCTTCCGGAGCCGATAGAGCCGAGTTTGGAAGCGTTTAAGGAGGTTCTCTGA
- a CDS encoding transketolase family protein produces MGKIIESFREAFGRALVEIGKENEKVVVLDADVKGSTKTIYFKKAFPGRFFQIGISEQDLISTAAGFAIAGKIPVASAFAAFMMRAWEQIRNTVARDNLNVKIVTTHSGFSDFMDGSSHQCLEDIALMRVLPNMKVLVPADAYATRVLLKQMVESEGPFYMRLGRDYTVKVYDGEELEVGKAEILGEGEDVFLIACGFMVSVALEVAEKLKDLSVGVADFHTIKPLDENTLLKIAKKASLIVTLEEHSIFGGLGGAVVEVLSERMPKRVIRIGAGEFGRSSRDYLALLDFYGLSAEKVAKRIVEAVEKL; encoded by the coding sequence ATGGGTAAAATCATCGAGAGCTTTAGGGAAGCCTTTGGAAGAGCTTTAGTTGAGATAGGAAAGGAGAACGAAAAAGTTGTAGTCCTGGACGCGGATGTAAAGGGTTCGACGAAAACGATTTACTTTAAAAAAGCCTTTCCTGGTAGATTCTTCCAGATAGGCATAAGTGAGCAGGATTTAATTTCAACGGCGGCAGGGTTTGCAATAGCTGGTAAAATCCCAGTGGCTTCTGCTTTTGCAGCTTTTATGATGAGAGCATGGGAGCAGATAAGAAACACAGTGGCAAGGGATAACTTAAACGTCAAAATTGTTACGACCCATTCGGGTTTTTCCGATTTCATGGATGGCTCATCGCATCAATGCTTAGAGGACATAGCTTTGATGAGGGTTCTGCCGAATATGAAAGTCCTCGTGCCGGCGGATGCCTATGCAACCAGAGTTCTCCTTAAGCAGATGGTTGAAAGCGAAGGACCCTTTTACATGCGTCTGGGAAGGGATTACACGGTAAAGGTTTACGATGGGGAAGAGCTTGAAGTTGGTAAGGCAGAAATCTTGGGGGAAGGAGAGGATGTTTTTTTGATTGCCTGTGGATTCATGGTTTCGGTGGCTTTAGAAGTCGCTGAAAAGCTTAAAGACCTGAGCGTTGGAGTGGCGGATTTTCACACGATAAAGCCCCTTGATGAGAATACTCTCCTCAAAATAGCCAAAAAAGCCAGCTTAATAGTCACCCTGGAAGAGCACAGCATCTTTGGAGGGCTTGGAGGGGCTGTAGTGGAAGTTTTGAGCGAAAGGATGCCAAAGAGGGTCATTAGAATTGGAGCAGGAGAATTTGGCAGAAGCTCGAGGGACTACTTAGCGTTACTGGATTTCTACGGCTTAAGTGCAGAAAAAGTTGCAAAGAGAATAGTTGAGGCAGTTGAAAAACTGTAA
- the proC gene encoding pyrroline-5-carboxylate reductase: MKIAVIGAGTVGSAVAKALSEKYEVIATRRRIEKVRWLEKHGVKLMKDNKAAAEVADIIILTVKPNKVRKVLEEIREVVKGKIVISFAAGIPLKVLKELANAKFVRAMPNIAILVRESFTAYATNDLSDEEIKLVEEIFETFGKCIKIEEEYMDAITGLSGSGPAYASVFLESLIYGGLKVGLPRDIALLAAAQTLLGTAKLLLETNLHPAQIRDMVITPGGTTIDGIFELEDSRVRTAIMKAVDAATKKSKILSLEINR, encoded by the coding sequence ATGAAAATAGCTGTAATCGGGGCTGGAACAGTTGGAAGTGCCGTTGCCAAAGCACTCTCAGAGAAATATGAAGTTATAGCCACAAGGAGAAGAATTGAGAAGGTCAGATGGCTCGAAAAACATGGCGTTAAGCTCATGAAGGACAATAAGGCTGCAGCCGAAGTAGCAGATATCATTATACTCACTGTAAAGCCGAACAAAGTTAGAAAAGTTCTTGAAGAAATTAGAGAAGTAGTTAAAGGGAAAATTGTCATCTCATTTGCCGCTGGTATTCCACTGAAAGTCCTCAAAGAATTAGCGAATGCAAAGTTTGTTAGAGCTATGCCAAATATAGCAATTCTTGTAAGAGAATCGTTCACAGCTTATGCCACAAATGACCTGAGCGATGAAGAAATAAAGCTCGTCGAGGAGATTTTTGAAACCTTTGGAAAATGCATTAAAATTGAAGAGGAATACATGGACGCAATAACAGGTCTGAGCGGCTCTGGACCAGCTTATGCCTCCGTCTTTTTAGAGTCCCTCATATATGGAGGTTTAAAAGTTGGATTACCAAGAGATATCGCCCTACTCGCAGCTGCTCAGACCCTTCTGGGCACAGCAAAGCTTCTCTTGGAGACAAATTTACACCCAGCTCAAATTAGAGATATGGTGATAACCCCAGGAGGAACAACGATAGATGGGATTTTTGAGCTTGAAGACAGTAGGGTAAGAACGGCGATAATGAAAGCTGTGGATGCCGCGACGAAGAAGTCGAAGATTCTATCGCTTGAGATTAATCGCTGA